A single window of Anaerolineae bacterium DNA harbors:
- a CDS encoding CRISPR-associated protein, Csm2 family, which translates to MSEIQTILTQDPTGEKLVDFAKRTAEQLVKNQLTRGQVRNIFTEVRKIEALWEAEGVKKSSERDYSRALRRLVMLKPKMDYQTARIPQVQRLKEVLSEAIDEVVKGQTPEEQNERFKRFMNLFEAILAYHRAEGGRN; encoded by the coding sequence ATGAGCGAAATTCAAACTATCCTCACACAGGACCCCACTGGCGAGAAGCTGGTTGACTTCGCCAAGAGGACCGCCGAGCAACTGGTCAAGAACCAGTTGACGCGCGGCCAGGTGCGCAATATCTTCACCGAAGTCCGCAAAATCGAAGCCCTCTGGGAAGCCGAAGGGGTCAAGAAGAGCAGCGAGCGCGATTATTCGCGCGCCCTGCGCCGCCTGGTCATGCTCAAACCCAAGATGGACTACCAGACGGCGCGCATACCGCAGGTGCAACGCCTGAAAGAAGTGCTCAGTGAAGCCATTGACGAAGTCGTCAAAGGGCAAACCCCCGAAGAGCAGAATGAACGCTTCAAGCGCTTTATGAACCTCTTCGAGGCCATTCTGGCTTACCATCGCGCCGAGGGCGGTAGAAATTAG
- a CDS encoding Serine--glyoxylate aminotransferase — MKSHKLLMIPGPIEFDPAVLAAMSEPTSSHTDTGFIQTFGEALEKMHQVFQSPKGQPFIVAATGTFAMDVAAANLVEAGDRVLLLNIGYFSERFGEILERYGAQVTQIKAAVGARPDPQQVEEELKKGGIKAIFFSHVDTSTGVLNDVPTLAQLAHQYDALCVVDGVCSVAAEELRMDEWGVDVALTASQKAIGVPPGLALWMVSQRALEVRRNRKTPLANYYGDWLKWLPVMQAHEARQFDYFATPAINLIRALNVSLSQIVTEGMDQRYARHRQMSRAFKAAMTALELDQIPLSEEVAAHTLTAVRYPQGIQATDFLPRVAQEGVIVSGGLLPPIKQTYFRVGHMGNISFGDLIGTVSAIERALASLGYRFAVGSGVAAAQRALQDAA, encoded by the coding sequence ATGAAAAGCCATAAATTGCTGATGATTCCCGGACCCATTGAATTCGATCCCGCGGTTCTGGCAGCGATGAGCGAGCCAACCAGCAGTCATACGGATACAGGTTTCATTCAGACCTTTGGTGAAGCGCTCGAAAAAATGCACCAGGTCTTCCAGTCACCCAAGGGTCAACCCTTTATTGTTGCGGCTACCGGGACGTTTGCGATGGATGTGGCAGCAGCCAATCTGGTTGAGGCGGGCGACCGGGTGTTGCTCCTCAACATCGGTTATTTCAGCGAGCGGTTTGGCGAGATTCTGGAACGCTATGGTGCCCAGGTTACCCAAATCAAAGCCGCCGTCGGCGCCCGCCCCGATCCGCAACAGGTGGAAGAGGAACTGAAAAAAGGTGGCATCAAAGCAATCTTTTTCTCCCATGTGGATACCTCGACCGGTGTTCTGAATGATGTCCCCACCCTGGCGCAGCTCGCCCATCAATACGACGCCCTGTGTGTGGTCGATGGGGTTTGTTCGGTTGCCGCCGAGGAATTGCGCATGGATGAATGGGGTGTGGATGTTGCCCTCACCGCCTCCCAAAAGGCAATCGGTGTGCCGCCAGGCCTGGCTTTATGGATGGTCAGCCAGCGCGCTCTGGAGGTGCGGCGCAACCGTAAGACGCCGCTGGCGAATTACTATGGTGACTGGTTGAAATGGCTGCCGGTCATGCAGGCTCACGAAGCCCGGCAATTCGATTATTTTGCCACGCCGGCGATCAACCTGATCCGCGCCCTGAATGTGAGCCTTTCCCAAATCGTCACGGAAGGAATGGATCAGCGCTATGCCCGCCATCGCCAGATGAGTCGCGCCTTCAAAGCTGCCATGACCGCACTGGAACTGGATCAGATTCCCCTTTCAGAAGAGGTCGCTGCCCATACGCTGACAGCCGTCCGTTATCCTCAGGGCATTCAGGCAACCGACTTCTTGCCCCGGGTTGCTCAGGAAGGCGTGATCGTCTCCGGTGGGTTATTGCCGCCTATCAAACAAACCTATTTCCGCGTTGGACACATGGGCAATATCAGCTTTGGCGATCTGATCGGCACGGTGAGCGCCATTGAACGGGCACTCGCCAGCCTGGGGTATCGTTTTGCGGTTGGCAGTGG
- a CDS encoding CRISPR-associated RAMP Csm3 — protein sequence MANSIKLYGRVFIHANLRALTGLHIGGSNTDLEIGGLDKAVIRNPLTKRPYIPGSSLRGKMRSQLEKLLGLPQNQPIGQVTIHTCQTKSEFEKNGGCPVCTVFGAPAEKDYENHTRLVVRDAELTDESAQAMVEARTDLLYGELKTEVAIDRVTSAATPRTIERVPAGAVFGPVELVYSIFEEKDFKHFKVVTDALQLVEDDYLGGSGSRGSGKVRFEEIQLSARQGSEYAQQTLYPKKFNSIQEMAAEFENILNWLKNTIKIQ from the coding sequence ATGGCTAACTCGATCAAACTTTACGGGCGGGTTTTCATCCACGCCAATCTGCGTGCCCTGACCGGCTTACATATCGGCGGCTCGAACACCGATCTGGAGATCGGCGGCTTGGATAAGGCGGTCATTCGCAATCCCCTGACCAAGCGCCCTTACATCCCCGGCTCCAGCCTGCGGGGCAAGATGCGCTCGCAATTGGAGAAACTGCTTGGCTTACCTCAAAACCAGCCTATCGGGCAGGTCACCATCCACACCTGCCAGACCAAAAGCGAGTTCGAAAAGAACGGTGGTTGCCCGGTTTGCACCGTCTTCGGCGCCCCCGCCGAGAAGGACTATGAGAACCACACCCGCCTGGTGGTGCGCGACGCCGAATTGACCGACGAGAGCGCCCAGGCGATGGTCGAAGCCCGCACCGACCTGCTCTACGGCGAATTGAAAACCGAAGTCGCCATCGATCGCGTCACCTCCGCCGCCACGCCGCGCACCATCGAGCGCGTGCCGGCCGGGGCAGTTTTCGGGCCTGTGGAGCTGGTCTATAGCATCTTCGAAGAAAAAGACTTCAAGCACTTTAAGGTAGTCACCGATGCCCTGCAACTGGTGGAGGATGATTACCTCGGCGGCTCGGGCTCGCGGGGCAGCGGCAAGGTGCGCTTTGAGGAGATTCAGCTTTCCGCCCGCCAGGGTTCGGAGTACGCCCAACAAACCCTCTACCCCAAGAAATTCAACTCTATTCAAGAGATGGCTGCCGAATTTGAAAACATCTTGAATTGGCTGAAAAATACGATCAAGATTCAGTGA
- a CDS encoding CRISPR-associated protein, Csm5 family, with protein MTTYRLTLQTLTPVHIGSGEEWRLGFDFVLANGQTWLLNEDAILQAKESLLKPDGRGHYPLLGSLLTENDLKNPHFFRYVLNGQPPSVKADARLKAFIKDPFDRPYIPGSSLKGALRTALAWSAWRELNLPPLRREDIGRNRGWAGKLLETRIFGKDPNHDLLRALQVSDLHGPEKAGQGLIALKAQVLTQKAAQAPIGVEAVTSDVLFEGSLTIDDFLFSPLAKKLGFGERKVWLDQLMQRAQKHSLARIRRLAEWFENVRPPAPTAGRIAAFYRQLLEAQLAPNQALLQIGWGAGWDGKTFWTHLQQNAQLFESLVREFRLDKAGKMSKRKPGDPFPSSRRVAVSGKKDGLKPLAPFGWVLVEIN; from the coding sequence ATGACCACCTATCGGCTGACCTTACAAACCCTCACCCCCGTCCATATCGGCAGTGGTGAAGAATGGCGCCTGGGCTTCGATTTCGTGCTTGCCAACGGTCAGACCTGGCTTTTGAACGAGGATGCCATCTTACAGGCAAAAGAAAGCCTGCTGAAACCCGATGGGCGCGGCCATTATCCCCTGCTGGGCAGTCTGCTGACCGAAAATGACCTCAAGAATCCGCACTTCTTCCGCTATGTCCTGAACGGTCAGCCCCCCTCGGTCAAGGCAGATGCGCGCCTGAAGGCTTTCATCAAAGACCCCTTCGACCGCCCCTATATCCCCGGTTCGTCGCTCAAAGGTGCTCTGCGCACCGCCCTGGCCTGGAGCGCCTGGCGCGAGCTCAACCTGCCTCCCCTGCGGCGCGAAGACATCGGCAGGAACCGCGGTTGGGCGGGCAAACTGCTCGAAACCAGGATTTTCGGCAAAGACCCCAATCACGACCTGCTGCGCGCCTTGCAGGTGTCCGACCTGCACGGGCCAGAAAAAGCCGGGCAGGGGCTGATTGCCCTCAAGGCGCAGGTGTTGACCCAAAAAGCTGCCCAGGCGCCCATCGGCGTGGAGGCGGTGACCAGCGATGTGCTTTTCGAAGGCTCGCTGACCATTGACGACTTCCTCTTCTCCCCCCTGGCGAAAAAGCTGGGCTTTGGCGAGCGCAAGGTCTGGCTCGACCAGCTCATGCAGCGCGCCCAAAAGCACAGCCTGGCGCGCATCCGCCGCCTGGCGGAGTGGTTCGAAAACGTGCGTCCCCCGGCACCCACCGCTGGCCGCATCGCCGCCTTTTACCGCCAACTGCTCGAAGCGCAGCTCGCCCCCAATCAAGCCCTCTTACAAATTGGCTGGGGTGCTGGCTGGGATGGCAAGACCTTCTGGACGCACTTGCAGCAAAACGCCCAGTTGTTCGAGAGCCTGGTGCGGGAGTTCCGCCTGGATAAAGCCGGCAAAATGAGCAAACGCAAACCCGGCGATCCCTTCCCCAGTTCGCGGCGCGTGGCGGTGAGCGGCAAAAAAGACGGGCTAAAACCGCTGGCGCCCTTCGGTTGGGTTTTGGTGGAGATTAACTGA
- a CDS encoding CRISPR-associated protein, Csm1 family, which translates to MIREEVWKAALAGLLHDIGKFAQRAGVEVRGEWSDPQTQAEFGYQHALHTWHFSQRYLPEPLRAEIADLAAHHHRPHGRGLVVQVADHLAAGERRKEEGDDSDRRIHPRQMHPVFIGIRADGQEHPQQGKGQFYFPLAELVLQEGVIFPQTDPLEEAQVWKRYERLWEAFCHAASQLKEAAQQSLDLPAYLESLLSLMQRYTWCIPAAYFKAVPDISLYDHSRMTAALAACLVEFDEATLQRLAENPEASDQDVALLIGGDISGVQDFIYTISSKGAAKMLRGRSFYLQLLTEAVVRFILRRLGLPYTSVVYAGGGHFYLLAPLSAAEKLPDIQAEVGRLLLQEHHLQLYLVLDGVRIPASGFQGGRLSEYWQRMTQRLTIAKNRRYGELQDELFASLFEVPEYGGNPDQTCSVCGDEQRGAQEWDEWEAQSKICPLCRSFAETIGKELPAARFIAFQFGQVPPAQAHAKTALEILEHFGMRVQFLKDSQQKVDAQPDRHCVIWALDDPHAEKWPVAPANAVRWVRYTTQAVPPYTFDQLQEKSESGFHRLGVLRMDVDNLGSIFKDGLAKAFSLSRLATLSFQISLFFEGWLKRIVEDAQWQGLVYTVYSGGDDLFLLAPWEKVPLLANRIRQDFERYTGHPGLHISGGMAFIDGKYPIYQAAADAAEAEDLAKKGGKNAFAFLGRAWQWSDFQILVERKEALKDLVRQESPDQKAGPKSLLQTIRSLALMEEEAVELDGRPLWGRWMWLGAYQFHRLEERARNHPELKHRLADLRQQLEPFRNLQSWGAAARWAMLETRVERKRNG; encoded by the coding sequence ATGATCCGAGAAGAAGTCTGGAAAGCGGCCTTAGCCGGTTTGTTACACGACATCGGCAAATTCGCCCAGCGGGCTGGGGTCGAGGTCAGGGGGGAATGGAGCGACCCTCAGACGCAAGCCGAGTTCGGCTATCAACACGCCCTGCACACCTGGCATTTTTCCCAGCGTTACCTGCCAGAGCCCCTGCGCGCCGAGATCGCTGATCTGGCGGCGCATCATCATCGCCCACACGGCAGGGGACTGGTGGTGCAGGTAGCCGACCATCTGGCAGCCGGCGAGCGGCGCAAAGAGGAAGGGGATGATAGCGACCGCCGCATTCACCCCCGCCAGATGCACCCTGTCTTCATCGGCATTCGGGCTGATGGGCAAGAGCATCCGCAACAGGGCAAGGGACAATTTTATTTTCCCCTGGCGGAGCTTGTCCTGCAGGAAGGGGTGATCTTTCCCCAGACCGATCCGCTGGAAGAAGCGCAGGTATGGAAGCGCTATGAGCGATTGTGGGAGGCGTTTTGCCACGCGGCTTCACAGCTCAAAGAAGCTGCGCAACAAAGCCTCGATTTGCCTGCCTACCTGGAAAGTTTGCTTTCGCTGATGCAACGCTACACCTGGTGCATTCCGGCGGCTTACTTCAAAGCCGTGCCGGATATCTCCCTTTACGATCACAGCCGCATGACCGCTGCCCTGGCTGCCTGCCTGGTCGAGTTCGACGAAGCCACCCTGCAGCGCCTGGCGGAAAACCCCGAAGCCAGCGATCAGGACGTTGCCCTGCTGATTGGAGGGGACATCTCTGGGGTGCAGGATTTTATTTACACCATCTCTTCCAAAGGGGCGGCGAAAATGTTGCGCGGGCGATCGTTCTACCTGCAATTGCTGACCGAGGCGGTCGTACGCTTTATCCTGCGCCGTTTGGGTTTGCCCTATACCAGCGTCGTCTATGCCGGCGGAGGGCATTTTTATCTGCTCGCCCCCCTGAGCGCCGCAGAAAAGTTGCCAGACATCCAGGCGGAGGTCGGGCGGCTTCTGCTACAGGAGCACCACCTGCAGTTATATCTGGTGCTGGACGGCGTGCGCATCCCGGCCAGCGGTTTTCAAGGCGGTCGTTTGAGCGAATACTGGCAGCGCATGACTCAGCGCCTGACGATCGCCAAGAACCGTCGCTACGGCGAATTGCAAGACGAGCTGTTCGCCAGCCTCTTTGAAGTGCCCGAGTACGGCGGTAACCCCGACCAGACCTGTTCGGTATGCGGGGATGAACAGCGCGGGGCGCAGGAATGGGACGAGTGGGAAGCGCAATCCAAAATTTGCCCGCTGTGTCGCTCTTTTGCCGAAACGATCGGCAAGGAACTGCCTGCGGCGCGGTTCATTGCCTTCCAGTTCGGGCAGGTGCCGCCAGCCCAGGCGCATGCCAAAACAGCGCTGGAGATTCTCGAACACTTCGGGATGCGCGTGCAATTCCTCAAAGACAGCCAGCAGAAGGTGGATGCCCAACCCGATCGGCATTGTGTAATCTGGGCGCTGGACGATCCGCACGCGGAAAAGTGGCCCGTGGCGCCAGCCAACGCCGTGCGCTGGGTTCGCTATACCACCCAGGCCGTCCCGCCCTATACCTTTGACCAGTTGCAGGAGAAAAGCGAGAGCGGTTTCCACCGCCTGGGCGTTTTGCGCATGGACGTGGATAACCTGGGCTCGATTTTCAAGGATGGCCTGGCAAAGGCTTTCTCGCTCTCGCGCCTGGCAACACTCAGTTTTCAGATCAGCCTGTTCTTCGAAGGCTGGCTGAAGCGCATTGTGGAAGACGCGCAGTGGCAGGGTCTGGTTTATACCGTCTATAGCGGCGGCGATGATCTCTTTCTGCTCGCCCCATGGGAAAAAGTCCCCCTGCTCGCCAACCGGATCAGGCAAGATTTTGAGCGCTACACCGGGCACCCCGGACTGCACATTTCGGGAGGCATGGCTTTCATTGATGGCAAGTATCCCATTTATCAGGCAGCCGCCGACGCCGCCGAAGCCGAGGACTTAGCCAAGAAGGGCGGCAAAAACGCCTTTGCCTTTCTCGGCCGCGCCTGGCAATGGAGCGACTTCCAGATTTTGGTCGAGCGCAAGGAGGCTTTGAAAGACCTGGTGCGCCAGGAGAGCCCCGATCAGAAAGCGGGCCCCAAAAGCCTGTTGCAGACCATCCGATCGCTGGCGCTGATGGAAGAGGAAGCGGTCGAACTGGACGGGCGCCCGCTCTGGGGGCGGTGGATGTGGCTGGGCGCTTATCAGTTTCACCGCCTGGAAGAGCGCGCCAGGAACCACCCTGAATTGAAGCACAGGCTTGCCGATTTACGTCAGCAATTGGAGCCCTTCCGCAACCTGCAGAGCTGGGGCGCCGCCGCCCGCTGGGCAATGCTGGAAACCCGTGTCGAGCGAAAGAGAAATGGATGA
- a CDS encoding CRISPR-associated RAMP protein, Csm4 family, whose translation MELEIWSLKGSHFHFGEQGLGQENTRAFWSSDGLFSALVARLAVLPPPCPAVEAWMQPFLAQQPPFVLTSLFPFAGEVLFFPVPLAATLPDGKPLPGDVRPKELKKVQFVSEALYRRLLAGQTMIDLQGEAHRLQAETVWVSQAELPKLPKPMRLGEGHALWLIEKRPRVTVERSSDRSLLFHVGAVHFAPACGLWFGVQWLQKDGLHAEWFAPLLFDLGEAGVGAERSVGYGRGEFSRTGNLTLPDPQSAWTSLSRYLPRPQEMAAFRHPRAAWKVQTVGGWLVSPQKGGQRRRPVQMVQEGATLGLPGESRPPFGRVADVRPRYATGVEYPVEHAVYRCGYTVAIGFGGEA comes from the coding sequence ATGGAGCTTGAAATCTGGAGTCTGAAAGGCTCTCACTTTCACTTTGGCGAGCAGGGCTTGGGGCAGGAGAACACGCGCGCCTTCTGGTCGTCGGATGGTTTGTTCTCTGCGCTGGTCGCCCGCCTTGCCGTCCTGCCGCCGCCCTGCCCTGCGGTGGAGGCCTGGATGCAACCTTTCCTGGCGCAGCAACCGCCGTTTGTGCTCACCTCGCTCTTCCCCTTTGCGGGGGAGGTGCTTTTCTTTCCGGTGCCGCTGGCGGCGACGTTGCCGGATGGAAAACCGCTGCCGGGCGATGTGCGCCCGAAGGAACTGAAGAAGGTGCAGTTCGTTTCCGAAGCCCTCTACCGCAGATTGCTCGCCGGGCAAACCATGATCGACCTGCAAGGCGAAGCCCACCGGTTGCAAGCCGAGACGGTGTGGGTCAGCCAGGCTGAACTCCCCAAGCTGCCCAAACCCATGCGTTTGGGCGAAGGACACGCCCTGTGGCTGATCGAAAAGCGCCCGCGCGTCACCGTCGAGCGCAGCAGCGACCGCTCGCTGCTCTTTCATGTGGGCGCAGTGCACTTTGCCCCCGCTTGCGGGTTGTGGTTTGGTGTGCAGTGGCTGCAGAAGGATGGCTTGCACGCCGAATGGTTTGCGCCCTTATTGTTCGATTTGGGCGAAGCAGGCGTGGGGGCGGAGCGCAGCGTGGGCTATGGACGCGGCGAGTTTAGCCGCACAGGCAACCTGACCCTGCCCGATCCGCAATCCGCCTGGACTTCCCTCAGCCGCTACCTGCCCCGCCCGCAGGAGATGGCTGCCTTCCGCCATCCGCGCGCCGCCTGGAAAGTGCAAACCGTCGGCGGCTGGCTGGTCTCGCCTCAAAAAGGCGGTCAGCGCCGGCGCCCGGTGCAGATGGTGCAGGAAGGGGCAACCCTTGGCTTGCCGGGCGAGAGCCGCCCGCCCTTCGGGCGTGTGGCAGACGTGCGCCCGCGCTACGCCACCGGCGTGGAATACCCCGTGGAACATGCCGTCTATCGCTGTGGCTACACGGTTGCCATCGGTTTTGGAGGTGAAGCATGA